Genomic segment of Synechococcus sp. A18-25c:
TGAGCAGTTGAACGAAGCCCGTCGTTTGGCGAATCGTTCCGTTTGAGATTGGCATGGCATCTACGCACCTCCGACGTCTGACGACTTTTGCAGCAGCAGCGGTTGTTCTTTTAATCCTTTGGATGTTGATCCAGGATTTTCATGCGATCAGCGCAAGCTCATTGGGTGGTGATGCCTCTCAGAATGTTCGATCCAGTGTCAATCTGGCGAAGTATGGGGTTTACAGCAATCAGATGATTTCGCCAGATGTGACTCCCGGTTTTCGACGGGAGCCTCTGCCGAACTTCTTGTTGGCTTTTTACTTGAGGATGGCTGATCTTTGGTCTCCTGGTTTGCTCGATCAAACAGGACAACCCTTTACAGAAGCCTTTCTAGTCTTCATCAAACAGATCAATCTGGTTTGGGCTGCCGCTCTCTTTACGGGTCTCTGGTTGACGTCACAACTGGTCTTCGCTCCCTTGCTCGCTGCCCATGGGCTGGCTGTGTTCCAGATCGTCGTGGTCAACCGTTTCTTCGTGCTCAAGGCGGTCGACAGAATGAATACAGAGTTAATTGCTGGCACGGTTCTGGTGTGGCTGGGTGTTGTGTTGTTAATGGCATCGCGGTCGAGAACGTGGCAATGGCTTTTGGGTTCTGGTGTGATTTTTGGATTGATGGCTTTAACGAAGGCAACTGGGGCTTATGTGGCGTTGATTCTGTTGCCGCTGATGGCATTAGTGATCGGGGGACTCGGTAAGCGTTTCTGGCTTTCCTTTGTTGCGATTTCGTTTGGGTTTTTGATCACTGTGTCACCTTGGTTAGTGAGGAATCAAGTTGAATTTTCCAAGCTCGTCATTGCTCAGGGAGGGGGTGATGTGCTGTTGATTCGGTCGGTTTTCAATCAGATGAGCTGGCAGCAGTTTGGTGATGCTTTCTACGCCTATGCTCCTAGAGATCTACGTCATGACCTTCTGGGCCCATGGTTGGGCCTTTCCGATGATGATTTTTCTTGTGGGGGCAGACTGTCGGTTTTCACGCGAGATCTTGACTGCGACCAAGAAGCTTTGGAGGAAAAGCGCTATGGCGATGTTCAATCGTTTTATCAGCGGGGAAAGAGGGGCATTCCTCGTGAGCTAGGACTCAAGAGTGATGAGCAGAAAGATTTTGCTCTTCAGCAATTCCGGCGCGAACCGCTGCAAGCCCTGATGACGGGTCTCCCCATTGGTTGGAGAGGCTTCTGGGGATTTCGTGCGAGGGAGTGGAAATACATTGCCTTGAATGCTGCGGCTTATTTGGCTTTGCTTGCGGCTCCGTTGTTGTCGTTAATTGAGCGGAAGTCGTCTTGGCTGATGGTATCAATTGCACCAGTTTCATTTTTTATTTTTTATAGCTTCTTGAGCCATTTTTTGCCTCGCTATTCTACTCCTTTCATTCCAGCTTCTCTCGTTTGCCTGAGTATGCTATTCGTTGATTTTGCAGCAAAGCTATCTAGGCACATTGCTCCAGGTAGGTTGCCCTCTGTCAGGCTTACATGAGTCTTGAGTTTGGCCGCTGGATGGTTAGCGTGACCGCTTGTCGATCATGTCAGCCAGCAGCGCAAACATGAACACATTTAGGCTCGCAAAGCCCAGCAAGACTGTTTTGTCGGTGAGGTTATTGAGTGCGATCAAGTCATAAAGCGCGCTCGCGCAGAATAGGGCTGCGAGACCAACGATTAGCGGAGAAAGAAGTCGAAGTGGGGCGAAATACATGCCCGTGCGCAGAATTAATTGGGTGAAGCGCAGCGTGTCGCGAATGGGTTTGATGTGACTCTTGCCGATTCGCTTTGCATAGCTAATGGGCGTGAATTCAACGGCATAACGATTACGTAGCAAGCAGATGGTAATGGTGGTTGTAAAGCTGAAGCCGTCCGGTAGAAGTTTGAGGAAATCCAGTGACCGATCGCGTCTGAAAATTCTCAGTCCTGAGTTCATGTCAGGGACATCGGTGCCACATAGAAATGACACCCATGGCACCAAGATCATCTTGGGGATGGAGCGGATCTTGGAGTAGTCAACGTTGGGGCCAATTCGAGCTCCAACCACCATGTCGAGGTCCTTGCTGGTGATCTGCTCGATCAGCTCTGGAATGCGTTCGTTCGGATAGGTTCCGTCAGCATCGGTAATACAGATGTAGTCACTCTGACTTCGTCGGATCCCTGTTTTAAGAGCGGCTCCGTAGCCCTGATTGCGCTTGTGATGCACCACAAGCAGATTGCCGCTCAGGCTTTCAGCGGCCAGGGCATTCAGAACATGCTCGGATCCATCGGTGGACCCATCATTGACAGCAATAATTTCAACGTCGTTGAGTTTCGCTTCCTGAATGACCGAGCCAATGCCTTCGATTGTCTCGCGAATGGCATTTTTTTCGTTGTAGCAGGGAATGATGATCGATGTCTTCATTGCCTGCACCATCTTGATTGACTCTAATTCACGGTCATGGCTTGATTGTCTCCATGCATTGGTTGAGTGATCGCTGGCTTTGGCGTCGCTTTTTTGGTGCCATTGGCCTGTTGGGTGTCGTTGCGTGATCATCCGGGGGGCATGCCGTGGTTCTGGTGCGTTTGCTGCTCTTGCCCTTGAAGGGTCCTTCTGACCGCCGGATCAGGCCGATATGACAGACCAGATATCTATTAATGGCTCTGGCCTCCCCAAGGCTCTGCTCGCTGCACTGATGGATCAGGCGCAACGTTCGGGTGTGAGACGGATGGCTCTGGTAGGCGGTGTTGTTCGCGACGTCATGCTTCATCACGTGCACCGTGATCCCTGGCGTGACCCGCAGGATCTGGATGTTGTGCTGGAAGGGTCATGCGTGGATTTCGTCCAGCATCTGCGCGAACAGTTCGGTGATGAGCGCGTGCCCGAGCTGCATCTGCATCCTCAGTTCGGTACAGCCGAATTGGTGGTTGATGGAGTGCTGCTTGATGTGGCCTGCGCTCGTATGGAGATCTACCCCGCACCCGGAGAGAACCCGGTGGTGCAGCTGGGAAGCATCGAGCAGGATCTAGCGCGTCGTGACTTCACGGTGAATGCCATGGCTCTGTTGCTCCAGGCTGATGGATCCCATCTGCTCTGTGACCCCCACAGCGGCCGGGAGCATCTGGCCAGGCGTCAACTGGCTTTTCTTCATGCCAACAGCGTCGCGGACGACCCGACGCGCATTCTTCGCGGTGCTCGTTATGGCGCCCGCCTGGGGTTTCATCTGACCCCCGATGCCTTGGTGCAGATTCAATCCACACTGGCTCAATGGCCCTGGGCCTGGCGTCCTGGGGATTCGTTGGAGGCTGTGCCGCCAGCGTTAGGCACACGGTTACGGATGGAATTGGAGTTGCTGCTCGATCGCGAGCCATGGGATCAAGCGCTTCAGCTCTTGCATCAGTGGTCAGCTTTGTCAGTCCTTGATGCTGGGTTGCAGCATGACTCACGTTTGCATCGGCGGCTGGTTCAGGGCAGGCGTCTCTGCCTCCCCGCGCTGGTGGTTCTGGTAGCGGCGGCCACTGATCCGGAATCGCTGGGTTCGCGTTTGCAAATTCCTCGCCAGCAGCAGGTCTGGCTCGGTGAGTTGGTCAAGTGCCGTCGATGGCTCGACCTTGAAGTGAACCGGGACGCCTGGAGCAGCTGGGATGCGTTGGAGTGGACGCAGCGCTTGGAGCAGCAGCGCTGGTCGCCGGAAGCGGTGGCTCTTGCGGTGCTCGACAACACGTCATTCCGGCGACCGTTGCTGCGTTGGTGGGGGCGCTGGCGCCATGTGACCTCACCGGTCAGTGCACGGGAGCTCATCGCTCAGGGCATGCGTCCTGGGCCGGAGCTCGGTGAAGCTCTGCGACGACGTCGTGATCGGGTGCTGCGTCAGATGGGCTGATGTTGCGTTTCAGTCGTTGCGGTCGCGCCAGCCCTGTTGCGCCAGCTCGCCCCAGTCACCTCGTGCCTTGAGGATCCGCTCGGCCAGTTCGCGCACGGCGCCATGGCCTCCCCGGTGATGCAGCACGGCATTGGCCTGACGGCGCAGCGGCCTGGCGCCATCGCGAGGCGAGAGAAGCAGTCCCACACAGCTGCGCACGGCCAGATCGTTGAGGTCATCGCCGAGGTAAGCGGTGCGTTGTGCTGTGATTCCCACGTGTTCTTGCAAGGCTCTTAGGGCCGGTGGTTTGTCTTTGATCCCCACTAGGCAGTGCTCGATTCCCAGCTGGCGTGCCCGAACGTCTGTGGCGCCGCCATGGCCACCACTAAGAAAGGCCAGATGGAGCCCCGACTTCTGCAGCAGTTTCAGCCCCAGCCCATCACGAACATCGAAGCGTTTCTGCAGGCGTCCCTCTTGATCCAGCCAGAGGCCTCCATCCGTCAGCACGCCATCCACATCCAGCACAAGGAGCTCCACCTGGGTCAGTGAGGTGGTCAGCCGTTGCCAGCGCCATTCCCGCAGCAGTCGTCGCATTCGCTTGAGCCTCCGGTTCAGGCCAATCCGGCCTGGACGAGATCATGCAGGCGCAGTAGGCCATGGAGCTGGCCGTTGTGATCCACCACTGGCAAAACGGAGATCGGTTTGCGTCGGTTGTGTTCCATGCGCTGAATTGCTTCAACCGCCAACAGGTCTGCGTTGATGGTGATTGGGTCAGGGGTCATCAGGTCTTCCGCAGTCAGCATTGGCCAGCGCTCAGGGCCGTGAGCACGCAGCGCGCGCCGCAGGTCGCCATCGGTGATCAGACCCAGCAAGCCTCCGGGATGTTTGGGATTTTCCACCCAGCTGCTGCCGATCGCGCCCTGCGTGAGCGTGCTGATCACATCTGGAAGGGATGTTTGTGGGTGAATCGGGTGGAGATTGGCTGCTGGGACCATCAGATCGGCCACGGTCATCGTGAGCTGCTTGCCCAAGGCGCCAGCTGGGTGATTAAGAGCGAAATCGGCAGGAGAGATGCCCCGCCGTTCCATCCAGACGGCGGCCAGCGCATCGCCAATGGCCATGGCCACGGATGTGCTGGCTGTGGGCGCGAGATTCAGGGGGCACACCTCCCGGTCAACGGAGGCCTCCAACACCACGTCACTGCCATGGGCGAGTGAGGAGTCGGCTCTTCCCACCAGAGCGATCCGTGCGGTTCCTCGGCGTGTCAAGTGGGGAAGAATGGCCAGCAGTTCGCTGGTTTCGCCACTGTTGGAGAGCAGCAGGCACACATCTTCGGGGGCCACTACGCCCAGGTCGCCATGCAACGCATCGAGCGGGTTGAGAAACAGGGCCATCAAACCGATGGAGGAGAAGGTCGCAGCGATCTTGCGAGCCACGATGCCGCTTTTGCCCACCCCTGTGATCACCAGCTTGGCTTTGCAGTCGGCACAGCGCTCCAACAGGCTCAGGGCCCCCTCGACCTCCTCGCTGCTGAGCCGTTCCGCCGCCGCGGCAATGGCGGCCGCTTCCTCCTGCAGGCAGCGGGTAAGTGCGGACACGCTGGATCGATCACAACTCACCTCATTCTCGTTCACGCCAAACGTTCCGCTCATTCGCTTCTGGCAGGCTGAGTGGCCTTCCTCTGAGCTCCCTTGGCAGGTTTGATCCACAAGCTGCAATCACCCTGGCTGGATCTGCTGCTTCCCCTTTCGCTGATGGGCTTGCTGTGGGAGCGCAGCGGCAATCCCGCGGGCATGGTCTGGATCCTTGCTCTCTGGTGTTGTCTCAAGTTGGTGCGCTGGCTGCCTTCGCAGCCGGTGTATGGCGTGCTGATCGGCGTTCTCGCCGTCATCCTCAGCGCTGTGATTCATCCCGTCAGCGGGTCGGCACCCACAGACCTGTTGCTGGTGCTGCTGGCTTTCGCCGCGGGTCTTCAGCAAACCAAAGATCAGTGGCGGATCGCGCTTTGGCTGGTGTTGGCGACGGTGGTGATCTCGCTGCCATTTGTGGAGTTCTCTCGTTTCAACGGCAACTTGGATGCCATCCCCTGGTCGACCCTTCGCGATGCGTTGCCCCAGGGAGCGGTCCGCATTCAGAAGATCACCATTAATCGTTCTGCCTATCTCTACGGCTTGTTCGCTCTGATTGGTTACGGGCTTTGGCGTTCTGAGCGGCATTTCTGGCGATCGGTGCTTGCAGCAGTGCTCGGGTCTGTGAGCTTTGTGCTCGCTTTCGGATCGGGCTCCAGAGCGGCGCTCTTTTTCCCTTTGGCAACAGTCGTTGTGACTGAGTTGTGCTGGCGTCATCGCTACTGGGTGGCCAAGCGAGCCCGGCTTCTGGCAGCTTCGGTGCTGCTGCTCTCGTTGCTGTTCAACCTGACGTTGTATTGGCCGTCTGGGCCTGTTGCTGCCCAAGACCCGAGTGATGTGGGACGAGCCCAGATTGTCCAGTGTTTTTTGCACCAGGCGTTTCAATCGCTGCCTGATTTGGCATCGGGTCAGGGATACGACAGGGTGTCGGATTATTGCGCCGCCAGAGTTTTTCTGCCGGGTTACACCAAGGGAATTCCCCATGCCCACAACGCCTTTGTGCAGGCTTTGGCCGATCAGGGCCTGGTGACGCTGGCGCTGATGGTGATCGCGCTGGCGTTGATTTTTCAACGCCTGTTGGTGGGTCTTGGTAGTGATGCCGCACCGCTCTGCCGGACAGGTCTGGCTTGTGCTCTCTACATCCTGGCCTCCTCCCTGGTGGAGTCGACGCTGCTCCAAACATCTCTGCAGCAGGTGGTCAGTGGCTATTTGCTGGCCATCGCCTGCGTAGCTCCACCGGCGCCGATGCAGGAGAACCCCCGTACCATCAGCCCATGAGCTTTCTCGCCGGCCTCAACGACGCCCAGCGCCTGGCGGTCGATCACCATGAAGGCCCGTTGCTGGTGGTGGCAGGGGCCGGCAGCGGAAAGACCCGGGCTCTCACCCATCGCATCGCGCACCTGATCGGTGAGCACGGTGTGGATCCCGCACAGATTCTCGCGGTGACCTTCACCAACAAGGCCGCGCGCGAGATGAAGGAGCGGTTGGAATTGCTTCTGGCTCAGCGACTGGCGCAAAGTCAGTACGGCCAGCCCTGGAGCACCCTGCCGCCAGTGGAGCAGCGGCAACTGCGATCGCGCATCTATCGAGACGTCACCAAAGAGCTGTGGATCGGCACGTTTCACGCGTTGTTTGCGCGGCTGCTGCGTTACGACATCGACAAATTCAAGGACGCCGAAGGCCTGAGCTGGACCAAGCAGTTTTCCATCTATGACGAGGCCGATGCTCAGAGCCTCGTCAAGGAGATTGTCACCCAGGAACTTCAGCTCGACTCCAAGCGCTTCGAGCCCAAGAAGGTGCGCTGGGCCATCAGCAATGCCAAAAACCAGGGTTGGTTGCCGGAGGAGCTGGAAGCGAATGCAGAGGGGCAACGCGGCAAGCTCACTGCCGACGTCTATCGCCGTTATCGCAGGGCCCTGGCCGCCAACAACGCCCTTGATTTTGATGATCTGCTGCTCCTACCGGTGCAGCTGCTTCAGCAGAACGAACAAGTGCGTGGCTACTGGCACCGCCGCTTCGCGCACGTGTTGGTGGATGAATACCAAGACACCAACCGCACCCAGTACGAGTTGATCAAGCTGCTTGTGACGGGTGGCAAGGATCCCCAGCATTACGACAACTGGTCGGGTCGTTCCGTGTTTGTGGTGGGCGATGCTGACCAAAGCATCTACAGCTTCAGGGCCGCCGACTTCACGATCCTGATGGGTTTTCAGGACGATTTTGGCGATCAGGCCCCCGATGGGGCCACCCGCACCATGGTGAAGCTGGAGGAGAACTACCGCTCCACCGCCACGATCCTGGAGGCGGCCAACGCCTTGATTTCCAACAACACTGAACGGATCGATAAGGTGCTGCGCCCCACCCGCGGTGAGGGTGAATTGATCTCTCTGACGCGCTGCGACGATGAAATCGCGGAAGCCGAAGCCGTTGTGCACAGGCTGCGGATGATGGAAGCCGCCAACCCTGAGCTGAGCTGGGGTGACATGGCATGCCTTTATCGCACCAATGCCCAGTCGCGTGCGATTGAGGAATCCCTGGTGCGCTGGCGCATTCCCTACGTCGTTGTGGGTGGTCTGCGCTTTTACGACCGGCGTGAGATCAAGGATGTGCTCGGCTACCTGCGTCTGCTGATCAACCCCGCCGACACCGTCAGCCTATTGCGGGTGATCAATGTGCCCAAGCGGGGCATTGGCAAGACCACCATTCAGCGGCTCACTGATGCCGCCAACCAGCTGGGGATTCCGCTCTGGGATGTGGTGTGTGACCCAGAAGCGGTGCGTTCCCTCGGAGGACGTTCAGCCAAAGGTTTGCTGCAGTTCTGTGAACTGATTCACGGTCTGCGGGAGCGGCTGCACGACACGCCGCCGTCTGAGCTGATCCAACAGGTGATGGAGAAGAGCGGTTATGTCAGTGAGCTGATCACCGAAGGCACGGACGAGGCCGAGGAGCGCCGGCGCAACCTCCAGGAGCTGGTCAACGCCGGCTTGCAGTATCAGGAGGAGAACGACGAAGGCGACCTGGAAGGGTTTCTGGCATCGGCTGCGCTCGCCAGTGATGCCGACAGCAAGGACACCGCTGCGGATCGGGTCACCTTGATGACCCTGCACAGCAGCAAGGGTCTGGAGTTTCCGGTCGTCTGTCTGGTGGGGATGGAACAGGGACTGTTCCCCAGTTATCGCTCCCTCGATGACCCAGCATCGCTGGAGGAAGAGCGCCGCCTTTGCTACGTCGGCATCACCAGGGCTAAGGAGCGTTTGTTCCTTTCCCATGCCAGTGAACGGCGTCTCTGGGGCGGGATGCGTGAACCGGCTGTGCCCAGCGTGTTCCTGTCAGAACTGCCGGAAGCCTTGGTGCAAGGCGACATTCCCCGTTCCGGGGGAGCCGCGATCCGCCGTGAGCAGCGCCTTGAGCGACTCACGCGCATCGATCGCGACCAACCCAGCGCATCTGCGGGGGCACCGGCCAACGCCGTGCGGCGCCGTCAGGCCGGGCCGGCTCCTGGCAAGAGCTGGTCGGTGGGTGATCGGGTGATGCACAGCAATTTTGGGGAGGGTCAAATCACCCACACCTTTGGTAGTGGCGAAAAGGTTTCGATCGCTGTGAAATTCGCCGGCATGGGGCCCAAGATCCTGGATCCGCGTCTGGCTCCGATTGAGCCCGTCGACAGCTAGGAACCCTGATGAACCAGATCCGGTTCAGCGCGTTGTCACCCAGCCGATCTCACCCCAGGCCGTGCCGTCTTCGTTCAGCAAAACCGCGGCACTGTTTTCGGGCACGCTGATCAGCAGGGGCCCGCAGGTTTGAGGATCCACCAACAGCTCCAGCAGGGCCTGGTGGCGCGGACTTCCACTGCGGATCCCGCTCAAGTTCAGATTGACGCTTCCGTCATCCAGTTGAGCCCAGGCGCGCCGGTTGGCAGGGGCCATGGTGCTGGCCTGACCACTTTCCAGCAAGTCGAGGGCTTGGGGTAAAGCGGGAATCGCAAGGCCGTCGAGCACCACGCGCAGCGATCGGTTGCGCAGCATTTCTCCCAGGTGGCCCAGCAGTCCGAAGCCGGTGATATCGGTGGCAGCGTGAACTGAGCCAGGCTGCTGGCTGTCGAGGGTCTGAAGCGCCTCCACCAATGGGTGCTGACTAGTGGTCATCTGATCGAGGGCTGCATCCAAGGCAGCTGGCTTTGCTGCGCTGCGCATGGCCGCGGCGAACAGCACGCCGGTTCCTAGTGGGCGGCTGAGCAGCAACCGGTCTCCGGCTTGCAATCCGGCTTTGGGCCAGGGCGCATTCCTGGGCTGACCGCTCACGTTCAGGATCACCTGCACCGCTCGGCTGAGTGGTGGGGGAGCCGCGCCGTCTCGGGCTTCCAGGGTGTGCCCTCCGATCAGCTGGGCGCCTTGAGGTTCAAGGGCTGAGCGGATGCCGGCAAGGGTCTGCGCCAGCAGCATTTCCTGGGTGTGTGCCGCGGTTTCTGGAAGGGTGATCACGGTCTGTGCCGCCGTGACCAGAGCGCCGCAGGCCCACAGATCGGAGCAGGCATGCAGGGCGCTGAGGCGTCCATTCAGCCAGGGATCACTGATCAGGGCTGGGAAGCCATCCACGCTCTGCAGCACTGGCGCCATCACACCGGCAGCGCGCATGGGCAGCACAGCCGCATCCTCCGGTTCAGAGCCCAGGCTGCCGATCCCGGCTTGTTTCAGGGCTCGTTCCAACGGCGCTCCAGGCAATTTGGCCGCACAACCTCGGCAGGTCATCTCCGCGGTGTCATCCATCGCTTCGCTGCTTTCGAACATGGCCATGAAGTGGGCGTCAATCGAGCGTTTCCAGCGCCACAGCAGCGGATGGGGACCAAAGAGATGGGATCCCCGCAGGCCCCAGGCCGTTGGCTGCCCGTTCTGGAAGCCCCCTAGCAGTTGCAAGGCCTGGCGCTGTGGCGTCCAGGGCTTCAACGGCTCTCCTTTGACCGCCGCTTCCAGATTGCGTGCCAGGGGCACAGCGGCCCGGACGGCCCAGACGCCCGATGGAGCGCGGGGATGGGCATCCAAAACGGCGCAGTCTCCCGCGGCGAGCACCTGGGTTTGTCCGAGCACTTGAAGGGTCGCCCTCGTGCGCAGGCGGCCAGTGTTGGTGCAGCAGGCCAGTCCGCTCTTCGTTAGCCAGGTCGGCGCCTGGCTGCCGGTGCAAAGCAGACCCGCTTCCGGTTGGGTCTGCGTCGGGGTCTGGTGTTCCACCAGTTCAATCTCGGCTTGGCGGAGCGCTCTCTGGAACGCTGCTGGCAAGCGATCGCTGATGGCCTGGAGTTTTAACGGGCGCTGCGGCCAGCGCTGCCGCAGGGCGAGGACCGTTTCCATGGCCGCCAGGCCGCTGCCCACCACCCAGAAGGGAGCGCTCGCCACTGCTGGAGAGGTCATGGCGAGGTCCTGTTGCTGCAGGTATGCCAGTGCGGGTTCCAGGGGTTTGATCGGTACGAGGCCATCCACCGCAGCCGGACTGGTACGCGTCACGGCACCCAGGTTGAGACTGAGCCAGTCGTAGGGCAGGTCGAGACGTCCGAGCAGCTGCAGGTGCCTGGCGGCGATGTCGAGTCCGGTGATCTCTGCAATCACCAGTGCGACTCCGGCCTGGTCAGCGAGATTCCTGAGGTCGACCTCTACCTGATTGCGTTGATAGAGACCTGCGATCAGCCCTGGCACCATGCCCGAATACAGCACTGTGCTGGACCGGCTCACCAGGGTGATCAGGCCCTGGGGGCGTTTCTGAGGACGCATGGACCACCGGCGCAACAGCAGGGCGTGGCTGTGGCCTCCTCCCGCCAGCAGTAGACCACTCATTCGCGTTGGCCATAACCCGCTGGATTCGCGGATTGCCAGGCCCAGCCGTCACGGCAGATGTCATCGAGGGAACGCTCGGTTCTCCACCCGAGTCGCCGCAGTGCCAACGATGGATCGGCGACGGTGATGGCGGCATCGCCAGGTCGGCGATCAACAATGGTGTGGGGGATCGGTTGCCCGCAGGCATGGCCGAAGGCGTTCACCACCTCCAGCACTGAGATGCCCCGACCGCTGCCGAGGTTGACTGTGAGCACCTGGGGCGCTTCCGACAGCAGGCAGTCGAGGGCTGCCTTGTGCCCCTCCGCCAGGTCCATGACATGGATGTAATCCCGCACGCAGGTGCCATCCGGGGTGGACCAGTCGCCTCCAAAGATTTGCAGACGCTCGCGGCGTCCCACGGCTACCTGGCTCACAAAGGGAAAGAGATTGTTCGGAATTCCCAACGGGTCTTCCCCGATCAGGCCGCTGGAATGAGCACCGACAGGGTTGAAGTAGCGCAGACAGGCGATGCGCCAGCGGTCCGGTGCGCTGGCGGCGAGGTCACGGAGCAGACGTTCCACGGCGGCTTTGGTGTGGCCGTAGGGGTTGATGGGCTGCACCGAAGCTGTTTCCTGGATTGGCACCCGCTCCGGATAGCCGTAGAGGGTTGCACTGCTGCTGAACACCAGCGTGCGGCACGCGAAGGTGTCCATCACCCGCATCAGCGTCATGGATCCACCCACATTCACGCTCCAATAACGCAGCGGGTCTTGGACCGATTCTCCGACGGCCTTGAGTCCTGCAAAGTGCACCACGGCTTCGATGGGATGGCCGCTGTTGAGCGCCTGCTGA
This window contains:
- a CDS encoding glycosyltransferase family 2 protein, giving the protein MITQRHPTGQWHQKSDAKASDHSTNAWRQSSHDRELESIKMVQAMKTSIIIPCYNEKNAIRETIEGIGSVIQEAKLNDVEIIAVNDGSTDGSEHVLNALAAESLSGNLLVVHHKRNQGYGAALKTGIRRSQSDYICITDADGTYPNERIPELIEQITSKDLDMVVGARIGPNVDYSKIRSIPKMILVPWVSFLCGTDVPDMNSGLRIFRRDRSLDFLKLLPDGFSFTTTITICLLRNRYAVEFTPISYAKRIGKSHIKPIRDTLRFTQLILRTGMYFAPLRLLSPLIVGLAALFCASALYDLIALNNLTDKTVLLGFASLNVFMFALLADMIDKRSR
- a CDS encoding CCA tRNA nucleotidyltransferase, with protein sequence MTDQISINGSGLPKALLAALMDQAQRSGVRRMALVGGVVRDVMLHHVHRDPWRDPQDLDVVLEGSCVDFVQHLREQFGDERVPELHLHPQFGTAELVVDGVLLDVACARMEIYPAPGENPVVQLGSIEQDLARRDFTVNAMALLLQADGSHLLCDPHSGREHLARRQLAFLHANSVADDPTRILRGARYGARLGFHLTPDALVQIQSTLAQWPWAWRPGDSLEAVPPALGTRLRMELELLLDREPWDQALQLLHQWSALSVLDAGLQHDSRLHRRLVQGRRLCLPALVVLVAAATDPESLGSRLQIPRQQQVWLGELVKCRRWLDLEVNRDAWSSWDALEWTQRLEQQRWSPEAVALAVLDNTSFRRPLLRWWGRWRHVTSPVSARELIAQGMRPGPELGEALRRRRDRVLRQMG
- a CDS encoding HAD family hydrolase encodes the protein MRRLLREWRWQRLTTSLTQVELLVLDVDGVLTDGGLWLDQEGRLQKRFDVRDGLGLKLLQKSGLHLAFLSGGHGGATDVRARQLGIEHCLVGIKDKPPALRALQEHVGITAQRTAYLGDDLNDLAVRSCVGLLLSPRDGARPLRRQANAVLHHRGGHGAVRELAERILKARGDWGELAQQGWRDRND
- a CDS encoding SIS domain-containing protein, with the protein product MSGTFGVNENEVSCDRSSVSALTRCLQEEAAAIAAAAERLSSEEVEGALSLLERCADCKAKLVITGVGKSGIVARKIAATFSSIGLMALFLNPLDALHGDLGVVAPEDVCLLLSNSGETSELLAILPHLTRRGTARIALVGRADSSLAHGSDVVLEASVDREVCPLNLAPTASTSVAMAIGDALAAVWMERRGISPADFALNHPAGALGKQLTMTVADLMVPAANLHPIHPQTSLPDVISTLTQGAIGSSWVENPKHPGGLLGLITDGDLRRALRAHGPERWPMLTAEDLMTPDPITINADLLAVEAIQRMEHNRRKPISVLPVVDHNGQLHGLLRLHDLVQAGLA
- a CDS encoding O-antigen ligase; its protein translation is MAGLIHKLQSPWLDLLLPLSLMGLLWERSGNPAGMVWILALWCCLKLVRWLPSQPVYGVLIGVLAVILSAVIHPVSGSAPTDLLLVLLAFAAGLQQTKDQWRIALWLVLATVVISLPFVEFSRFNGNLDAIPWSTLRDALPQGAVRIQKITINRSAYLYGLFALIGYGLWRSERHFWRSVLAAVLGSVSFVLAFGSGSRAALFFPLATVVVTELCWRHRYWVAKRARLLAASVLLLSLLFNLTLYWPSGPVAAQDPSDVGRAQIVQCFLHQAFQSLPDLASGQGYDRVSDYCAARVFLPGYTKGIPHAHNAFVQALADQGLVTLALMVIALALIFQRLLVGLGSDAAPLCRTGLACALYILASSLVESTLLQTSLQQVVSGYLLAIACVAPPAPMQENPRTISP
- a CDS encoding UvrD-helicase domain-containing protein, which translates into the protein MSFLAGLNDAQRLAVDHHEGPLLVVAGAGSGKTRALTHRIAHLIGEHGVDPAQILAVTFTNKAAREMKERLELLLAQRLAQSQYGQPWSTLPPVEQRQLRSRIYRDVTKELWIGTFHALFARLLRYDIDKFKDAEGLSWTKQFSIYDEADAQSLVKEIVTQELQLDSKRFEPKKVRWAISNAKNQGWLPEELEANAEGQRGKLTADVYRRYRRALAANNALDFDDLLLLPVQLLQQNEQVRGYWHRRFAHVLVDEYQDTNRTQYELIKLLVTGGKDPQHYDNWSGRSVFVVGDADQSIYSFRAADFTILMGFQDDFGDQAPDGATRTMVKLEENYRSTATILEAANALISNNTERIDKVLRPTRGEGELISLTRCDDEIAEAEAVVHRLRMMEAANPELSWGDMACLYRTNAQSRAIEESLVRWRIPYVVVGGLRFYDRREIKDVLGYLRLLINPADTVSLLRVINVPKRGIGKTTIQRLTDAANQLGIPLWDVVCDPEAVRSLGGRSAKGLLQFCELIHGLRERLHDTPPSELIQQVMEKSGYVSELITEGTDEAEERRRNLQELVNAGLQYQEENDEGDLEGFLASAALASDADSKDTAADRVTLMTLHSSKGLEFPVVCLVGMEQGLFPSYRSLDDPASLEEERRLCYVGITRAKERLFLSHASERRLWGGMREPAVPSVFLSELPEALVQGDIPRSGGAAIRREQRLERLTRIDRDQPSASAGAPANAVRRRQAGPAPGKSWSVGDRVMHSNFGEGQITHTFGSGEKVSIAVKFAGMGPKILDPRLAPIEPVDS
- the selD gene encoding selenide, water dikinase SelD translates to MSGLLLAGGGHSHALLLRRWSMRPQKRPQGLITLVSRSSTVLYSGMVPGLIAGLYQRNQVEVDLRNLADQAGVALVIAEITGLDIAARHLQLLGRLDLPYDWLSLNLGAVTRTSPAAVDGLVPIKPLEPALAYLQQQDLAMTSPAVASAPFWVVGSGLAAMETVLALRQRWPQRPLKLQAISDRLPAAFQRALRQAEIELVEHQTPTQTQPEAGLLCTGSQAPTWLTKSGLACCTNTGRLRTRATLQVLGQTQVLAAGDCAVLDAHPRAPSGVWAVRAAVPLARNLEAAVKGEPLKPWTPQRQALQLLGGFQNGQPTAWGLRGSHLFGPHPLLWRWKRSIDAHFMAMFESSEAMDDTAEMTCRGCAAKLPGAPLERALKQAGIGSLGSEPEDAAVLPMRAAGVMAPVLQSVDGFPALISDPWLNGRLSALHACSDLWACGALVTAAQTVITLPETAAHTQEMLLAQTLAGIRSALEPQGAQLIGGHTLEARDGAAPPPLSRAVQVILNVSGQPRNAPWPKAGLQAGDRLLLSRPLGTGVLFAAAMRSAAKPAALDAALDQMTTSQHPLVEALQTLDSQQPGSVHAATDITGFGLLGHLGEMLRNRSLRVVLDGLAIPALPQALDLLESGQASTMAPANRRAWAQLDDGSVNLNLSGIRSGSPRHQALLELLVDPQTCGPLLISVPENSAAVLLNEDGTAWGEIGWVTTR